In the Streptomyces sp. NBC_00525 genome, one interval contains:
- a CDS encoding STAS domain-containing protein — protein MDLSLSTRNVSGPGGDRTVVEVGGEIDVYTAPKLREQLVELVNDGSYHLVVDMEGVDFLDSTGLGVLVGGLKRVRAHEGSLRLVCNQERILKIFRITGLTKVFPIHTTVDEAVAATD, from the coding sequence GTGGACCTGTCCTTGTCGACTCGCAATGTGTCCGGCCCTGGTGGCGACCGTACGGTCGTCGAGGTCGGTGGCGAGATTGATGTGTATACCGCGCCCAAGCTGCGCGAGCAGTTGGTCGAGTTGGTGAATGACGGCAGCTACCACCTGGTTGTCGACATGGAAGGCGTCGACTTCCTCGACTCCACCGGCCTCGGCGTGCTCGTGGGCGGCCTGAAGCGGGTGCGGGCCCACGAGGGCTCGCTGCGCCTGGTGTGCAACCAGGAGCGCATTCTCAAGATTTTCCGGATCACCGGTCTGACCAAGGTGTTCCCGATCCACACCACGGTCGACGAGGCCGTCGCGGCCACCGACTGA
- a CDS encoding ATP-binding protein: protein MATVELRFSAQPEHVRTARLVAAAVARRAGVDEAVLDEVRLAVGEACSRAVGLHRSHGITAPVAVFLIEEEKTFAIEVGDEVPGPGADGSVPGGVSGRRAAHGGGLDDPEPMADDEDEMGLAVISGLVDDVEVRSGADGGVIRMSWPKTPVAVLP, encoded by the coding sequence ATGGCCACCGTTGAACTCCGCTTCAGCGCCCAGCCCGAACACGTCAGGACCGCCCGACTCGTGGCGGCGGCCGTGGCGCGCAGGGCCGGGGTGGACGAGGCCGTGCTCGACGAGGTCCGGCTCGCCGTGGGCGAGGCGTGCAGCCGCGCGGTCGGCCTGCACCGCAGCCATGGCATCACCGCCCCCGTCGCGGTCTTCCTGATCGAGGAGGAGAAGACCTTCGCCATCGAGGTCGGCGACGAGGTGCCGGGCCCCGGTGCGGACGGCTCGGTTCCGGGCGGTGTCTCCGGGCGGCGTGCCGCGCACGGCGGCGGGCTCGACGACCCCGAGCCGATGGCGGACGACGAGGACGAGATGGGCCTCGCGGTCATCAGCGGCCTTGTGGACGACGTGGAGGTCAGGTCCGGTGCGGACGGCGGCGTGATCCGCATGAGCTGGCCCAAGACGCCGGTCGCCGTTCTTCCCTGA
- a CDS encoding small secreted protein: MNKKLAAALSGGAVLVLALSGCSDDSGDKVNDWAKEVCDQVQPQLQKIANANAAIQQQASDNSKPAEVQETDSAAFQQISQAYKALGAAVESAGPPPVDDGETTQKEAVKELNASSAAYAKLQEKVEALETKDQGKFSDGLRGIADELNKIGASGDQALKKLQSGEVGAAMAEQKGCQKPTASASPKAGSPDGSPDDSEPSTKSSTEPSKEASKEASPAADKKA, encoded by the coding sequence GTGAACAAGAAGCTTGCAGCCGCGCTGTCCGGCGGTGCGGTACTCGTACTGGCACTGTCGGGCTGCAGTGACGACAGCGGCGACAAGGTGAACGACTGGGCCAAGGAGGTCTGCGACCAGGTCCAGCCCCAGCTGCAGAAGATCGCGAACGCCAACGCGGCGATCCAGCAGCAGGCCTCCGACAACAGCAAGCCCGCCGAAGTCCAGGAGACCGACTCGGCCGCCTTCCAGCAGATCTCGCAGGCGTACAAGGCGCTGGGCGCGGCCGTGGAATCGGCGGGCCCGCCGCCGGTCGACGACGGCGAGACCACGCAGAAGGAAGCGGTGAAGGAGCTCAACGCCTCCTCCGCCGCTTACGCGAAGCTGCAGGAGAAGGTGGAGGCCCTGGAGACGAAGGACCAGGGCAAGTTCTCGGACGGCCTCAGAGGCATCGCGGACGAGCTGAACAAGATCGGCGCCAGTGGCGACCAGGCGCTGAAGAAGCTCCAGTCGGGCGAGGTCGGCGCCGCGATGGCCGAGCAGAAGGGCTGCCAGAAGCCGACCGCATCGGCCTCCCCCAAGGCCGGTTCCCCGGACGGCTCCCCGGACGACTCCGAGCCCTCCACCAAGTCCTCGACCGAACCGTCGAAGGAAGCATCGAAGGAAGCGTCCCCGGCCGCCGACAAGAAGGCGTGA
- a CDS encoding class I SAM-dependent methyltransferase, translating into MGHVSKTSLFAADLPSADHTPRLREALLAAAFTADGLLDLLGASAYAALARSETVPALRATRGGSPLDTLVRLFLLQRPVPAARAAAVLPLAECVADGWLAETDGQVRATVDVRPYGGPDGEDWFIVSDLGCAVGGAGGIGSREKGVVLGIGGASTTLAGITVRKPVGSALDVGTGSGIQALHAAQHATRVTATDLNPRALAFTRLTLALSGAAPADLREGSLYEPVGAETFDLIVSNPPFVISPGARLTYRDGGMAGDDLCRTLVQQTGERLNDGGFAHFLANWEHVRDEEWQDRVRAWVPEGCDAWIVQREVQDVTQYAELWLRDSGDHRTDPAEYEARYDAWLDEFEARRTKGVGFGWITLRKSAAAAAGKPSVVIEEWPHAVEQPLGPAVEAHFARQDYLREQDDAALLSAHFTLAAEVVQEQVGLPGAEDPEHVVLRQNCGMRRATKVDAVGAGFAGVCDGSLPAGRILDAIAQLMNEDPVLLRDRTPQAIRLLVEEGFLEPLPPGGRTVG; encoded by the coding sequence ATGGGGCATGTGAGTAAGACCAGCCTCTTCGCAGCAGACCTTCCCTCGGCGGACCACACGCCCCGGCTCCGCGAGGCCCTGCTCGCGGCCGCGTTCACGGCCGACGGGCTCCTCGACCTGCTCGGCGCGTCCGCGTACGCCGCGCTGGCGCGCAGTGAGACGGTGCCGGCGCTGCGCGCGACGCGGGGCGGGTCGCCGCTCGACACGCTGGTGCGCCTGTTCCTGCTCCAGCGGCCCGTGCCGGCCGCGCGGGCGGCGGCCGTGCTCCCGCTGGCGGAGTGCGTGGCGGACGGCTGGCTGGCCGAGACGGACGGTCAGGTGCGCGCGACCGTCGATGTGCGCCCCTACGGGGGCCCGGACGGCGAGGACTGGTTCATCGTCTCCGATCTGGGCTGCGCGGTGGGCGGTGCGGGCGGTATCGGCTCGCGCGAGAAGGGCGTCGTCCTCGGCATCGGCGGAGCCTCCACCACCCTCGCCGGGATCACCGTCCGCAAGCCCGTGGGCTCCGCGCTCGACGTCGGTACGGGCTCCGGCATCCAGGCGCTGCACGCCGCGCAGCACGCCACCAGGGTCACCGCCACCGACCTCAACCCGCGTGCCCTGGCCTTCACCCGGCTCACCCTCGCGCTGTCCGGCGCCGCCCCCGCCGACCTGCGCGAGGGCTCGCTGTACGAGCCGGTCGGCGCCGAGACCTTCGACCTCATCGTCTCCAACCCGCCGTTCGTCATCTCGCCCGGTGCCCGGCTCACCTACCGCGACGGCGGCATGGCCGGGGACGACCTGTGCCGGACCCTGGTTCAGCAGACCGGCGAGCGGCTCAACGACGGCGGCTTCGCGCACTTCCTGGCCAACTGGGAGCACGTTCGGGACGAGGAGTGGCAGGACCGGGTGCGTGCCTGGGTGCCGGAGGGCTGCGACGCCTGGATCGTGCAGCGCGAGGTGCAGGACGTCACGCAGTACGCCGAGTTGTGGCTGCGCGACAGCGGCGATCACCGTACGGACCCTGCGGAGTACGAGGCGCGCTACGACGCCTGGCTGGACGAGTTCGAGGCGCGGCGCACCAAGGGAGTCGGCTTCGGCTGGATCACGCTGCGGAAATCCGCCGCGGCCGCCGCCGGGAAGCCGTCGGTCGTGATCGAGGAGTGGCCGCACGCGGTCGAACAGCCGCTCGGCCCCGCGGTCGAGGCGCACTTCGCCCGGCAGGACTATCTGCGCGAGCAGGACGACGCGGCGCTGCTGTCGGCCCATTTCACCCTGGCCGCCGAAGTGGTGCAGGAGCAGGTCGGGCTGCCCGGAGCGGAGGACCCCGAGCATGTGGTGCTCCGTCAGAACTGCGGTATGCGCCGGGCCACGAAGGTGGACGCGGTCGGCGCCGGGTTCGCCGGAGTGTGCGACGGCTCGCTGCCGGCCGGCCGCATTCTCGACGCCATCGCGCAGCTGATGAACGAGGACCCGGTGCTGCTGCGGGACCGCACCCCGCAGGCCATCCGGCTGTTGGTGGAAGAGGGCTTCCTGGAGCCGCTGCCGCCGGGCGGCCGCACAGTCGGCTGA
- the topA gene encoding type I DNA topoisomerase, protein MSPTSETAQGGRRLVIVESPAKAKTIKGYLGPGYVVEASVGHIRDLPNGAAEVPDEYTGEVRRLGVDVEHDFQPIYVVNADKKAQVRKLKQLLAESDELFLATDEDREGEAIAWHLQEVLRPKVPVHRMVFHEITKDAIRAAVANPRELNQRMVDAQETRRILDRLYGYEVSPVLWKKVMPKLSAGRVQSVATRLVVERERERIAFRSAEYWDLTGTFATGRGGDASDPSTFTARLSAVDGRRIAQGRDFGPDGRLKSASGQTLHLDEANARALAAALADTAFAVRSVESKPYRRSPYAPFRTTTLQQEASRKLGLGAKATMQVAQKLYENGFITYMRTDSTTLSDTAVAAARSQVTQLYGADYLPEKPRTYAGKVKNAQEAHEAIRPSGDRFRTPAETGLTGDQFRLYELIWKRTVASQMKDATGNSVTVKIGGRASDGRDAEFSASGKTITFHGFMKAYVEGADDPNAELDDRERRLPQVTEGDALSADEITADGHATKPPARYTEASLVKELEEREIGRPSTYASIIGTILDRGYVFKKGTALVPSFLSFAVVNLLEKHFGRLVDYDFTARMEDDLDRIARGEAQSVPWLKRFYFGTQEGDATGVGAASDAGNGDGDHLGGLKELVTDLGAIDAREISSFPVGNDIKLRVGKYGPYIERGEKDAEGYQKGDIPDDLAPDELTVEYAEELLAKPSGDFELGADPESGNQIVAKNGRYGPYVTEVLPEGTPKTGKNAVKPRTASLFKSMSLDTVTLADALKLMSLPRVVGQDAEGVEITAQNGRYGPYLKKGTDSRSLTSEDQIFDITLEEALAIYAQPKQRGRAAAKPPLKELGTDPVSGAPVVVKDGRFGPYVTDGETNATLRTGDSVEEITPERGYELLAEKRAKGPAKKKTAKKAAAKKAPAKKTAAKKTAAKKTTAKKAPAKKTAAASAAAKKAAASGAED, encoded by the coding sequence TTGTCCCCGACCAGCGAGACCGCACAGGGCGGCCGCCGACTCGTCATCGTCGAGTCGCCTGCCAAGGCGAAGACGATCAAGGGCTACCTGGGCCCCGGATACGTCGTCGAGGCGAGCGTCGGGCACATCCGCGACCTCCCGAACGGCGCCGCCGAGGTACCGGACGAGTACACCGGCGAGGTGCGCCGGCTCGGCGTGGACGTCGAGCATGACTTCCAGCCGATCTACGTCGTCAACGCCGACAAGAAGGCCCAGGTCAGGAAGCTGAAGCAGCTGCTGGCCGAGTCCGACGAACTCTTCCTCGCCACCGATGAGGACCGCGAGGGCGAAGCCATCGCGTGGCACCTGCAGGAAGTGCTCAGGCCCAAGGTCCCGGTCCACCGGATGGTCTTCCACGAGATCACCAAGGACGCGATCCGGGCCGCCGTCGCCAATCCACGCGAGCTGAACCAGCGCATGGTCGACGCCCAGGAGACCCGGCGCATCCTCGACCGTCTGTACGGCTACGAGGTCTCGCCGGTCCTGTGGAAGAAGGTCATGCCGAAGCTCTCGGCGGGCCGCGTCCAGTCCGTGGCCACCCGGCTCGTCGTCGAACGGGAGCGCGAGCGCATCGCCTTCCGCTCCGCCGAGTACTGGGACCTGACCGGCACCTTCGCCACCGGGCGCGGCGGCGACGCCTCCGACCCGTCCACGTTCACGGCCCGGCTCAGCGCCGTCGACGGGCGCCGAATCGCCCAGGGCCGCGACTTCGGTCCGGACGGCCGGCTCAAGTCCGCCTCCGGCCAGACGCTGCACCTGGACGAGGCGAACGCCCGCGCCCTGGCCGCCGCGCTCGCCGACACCGCGTTCGCCGTACGGTCCGTCGAGTCGAAGCCGTACCGGCGCTCCCCGTACGCCCCCTTCCGGACGACGACCCTCCAGCAGGAGGCGAGCCGGAAGCTGGGCCTGGGCGCCAAGGCCACCATGCAGGTCGCGCAGAAGCTGTACGAGAACGGCTTCATCACCTACATGCGTACGGACTCCACGACCCTCTCGGACACCGCTGTCGCCGCGGCCCGTTCGCAGGTCACGCAGCTGTACGGGGCCGACTACCTGCCCGAGAAGCCGCGCACGTACGCCGGCAAGGTCAAGAACGCGCAGGAGGCGCACGAGGCGATCCGCCCTTCCGGCGACCGCTTCCGCACCCCGGCGGAGACCGGCCTCACCGGCGACCAGTTCCGGCTCTACGAGCTGATCTGGAAGCGGACCGTCGCCTCCCAGATGAAGGACGCGACCGGCAACTCCGTCACCGTCAAGATCGGCGGCCGGGCGAGCGACGGCCGGGACGCCGAGTTCTCCGCGTCCGGCAAGACGATCACGTTCCACGGCTTCATGAAGGCGTACGTCGAGGGTGCCGACGACCCGAACGCCGAGCTGGACGACCGCGAGCGGCGGCTGCCGCAGGTCACCGAGGGCGACGCACTGTCCGCCGACGAGATCACGGCGGACGGGCACGCGACGAAGCCGCCGGCCCGCTACACCGAGGCGTCGCTGGTCAAGGAGCTGGAAGAGCGCGAGATCGGCCGCCCGTCGACGTACGCCTCGATCATCGGGACGATTCTCGACCGCGGCTATGTGTTCAAGAAGGGCACGGCCCTCGTGCCGTCGTTCCTGTCGTTCGCCGTGGTCAACCTGCTGGAGAAGCACTTCGGCCGGCTCGTCGACTACGACTTCACGGCCCGCATGGAGGACGACCTCGACCGCATCGCACGCGGTGAGGCCCAGTCCGTGCCGTGGCTGAAGCGGTTCTACTTCGGTACGCAGGAGGGCGACGCGACCGGCGTGGGCGCGGCGTCCGACGCGGGCAACGGCGACGGCGACCACCTCGGCGGGCTCAAGGAGCTCGTCACCGACCTCGGTGCGATCGACGCACGGGAGATCTCGTCGTTCCCCGTCGGCAACGACATCAAACTGCGCGTCGGCAAGTACGGGCCGTACATCGAGCGGGGCGAGAAGGACGCCGAGGGCTACCAGAAGGGGGACATCCCCGACGATCTGGCGCCCGACGAGCTGACCGTCGAGTACGCGGAGGAGCTGCTGGCCAAGCCGAGCGGCGACTTCGAACTCGGCGCGGACCCGGAGAGCGGGAACCAGATCGTCGCCAAGAACGGGCGGTACGGGCCGTACGTCACCGAGGTGCTGCCCGAGGGCACGCCGAAGACCGGCAAGAACGCGGTGAAGCCGCGGACGGCCTCGCTGTTCAAGTCGATGTCCCTCGACACGGTGACGCTGGCCGACGCGCTCAAGCTGATGTCGCTGCCGCGCGTGGTCGGTCAGGACGCCGAAGGTGTCGAGATCACCGCGCAGAACGGCCGCTACGGGCCGTATCTGAAGAAGGGCACCGACTCGCGGTCGCTCACCTCCGAGGACCAGATCTTCGACATCACGCTCGAAGAGGCGCTGGCGATCTACGCCCAGCCGAAGCAGCGCGGGCGCGCGGCCGCCAAGCCGCCGCTGAAGGAGCTGGGCACGGACCCGGTGAGCGGCGCGCCGGTCGTCGTGAAGGACGGCCGCTTCGGCCCGTACGTCACGGACGGCGAGACGAACGCGACCCTGCGTACGGGCGACAGCGTCGAGGAGATCACGCCGGAGCGGGGCTACGAGCTGCTCGCCGAGAAGCGGGCGAAGGGGCCGGCGAAGAAGAAGACGGCGAAGAAGGCCGCCGCCAAGAAGGCGCCCGCCAAGAAGACGGCGGCGAAGAAGACCGCCGCGAAGAAGACGACGGCCAAGAAGGCTCCGGCGAAGAAGACCGCGGCCGCTTCGGCCGCCGCGAAGAAGGCCGCCGCTTCGGGCGCGGAGGACTGA
- the tmk gene encoding dTMP kinase produces the protein MTRAEQPTVVSPTSDTLAADSRERAVRALLRIPPLKRLWSAQLIGSTGDALALLVLVLLSLQAAVLEGSFGTGYRGAAFAVAAVFGARIISTLLFGAVLLGPLTALTAPGGPVDRRWLMIGTDGLRLALLVVAPLWIDWTPANALTMLLVTVFVAGAAERLWTIAKESAAPALLPPPPIEGAAVRPLPDHLDPLRRLSLRTDFAAIPLAAAALLAATIVGRLLGSGLDWFSFHQAALGSYVAAGLFSASISTLYFLTLPATQTPRPRSPLEGLRRPSRGNGPDKGRTGAIPLVVATCAAIAGAIATAAAVAVLHGSDLAGGPVTLALLILALTGGTGVGIRTAGKVLPTLSRRRMLSLATAVTGLALLAMGLVPDTATVVLLAVLAGYAAGVAANTGHVLIDQETEESRRTRTAEHLQAVVRVFIALGAVGGPLVAAAIGTHRLTIGDSVFAHGGAAFTLMLVGALLLPVAVIVLAKTDDRSGVPLRRDLREALRGGDPAVAPAATGFFIALEGGDGAGKSTQVDALASWIRAKGHEVVVTREPGATPIGKRLRSILLDVSSAGLSNRAEALLYAADRAEHVDSVVRPALERGAVVISDRYIDSSVAYQGAGRDLAPTEIARISRWATSGLVPHLTVLLDVAPETARERFTEAPDRLESEPPEFHARVRAGFLTLAAADPTRYLVVDAGQEPEAVTTVVRHRLDQVLPLSEAEIKALEEARRAAEEEARRRAEEEAARKAEEERLERERQEQLARLRAEEEERKRREEEEARRREAERQAEEAAYEAEQARLRRQAEEEARLRKEAEAQRLEKQRKAEEALLRAEAARRKAEAEAQAQAEAEARARAAREEEAARARAAREEEARARAARQEESGLRQEADDRRGGSSSAGAAGAAGSAGASGARASGAAGASGASGGASGSGSGGSSSGSSRASGSSGASDSSRATGSSRSSKPSSPSWARDEPTGPDNELTVPTPIVDPNEITQPVPAPVDPEGSGRRGGPSSRWPSDDDETTVIPKISDAPEPPGAADETTVLPAVRDTGRDAVRESDPADRVPRGIFRDERPADSDNERTRELPQITDPHADPRQAEEQRSRRPRSDWAEETPLDDLPSLADELLGGYDDEGPESSGGRGRRPRR, from the coding sequence ATGACGCGAGCCGAGCAGCCAACGGTCGTGAGCCCCACCTCCGACACACTTGCCGCAGACTCACGCGAGCGCGCCGTACGAGCCCTGCTGCGCATCCCCCCGCTCAAGCGGTTGTGGAGCGCCCAGCTCATCGGCAGTACCGGCGATGCACTCGCCCTTCTCGTGCTGGTGTTGCTGTCGCTGCAAGCAGCGGTCCTGGAGGGCTCATTCGGAACCGGATACCGGGGGGCGGCCTTCGCCGTCGCCGCCGTGTTCGGGGCCCGGATCATCTCCACCCTGCTCTTCGGAGCCGTACTCCTGGGGCCGCTGACCGCCCTCACCGCACCGGGCGGGCCGGTCGACCGGCGGTGGCTGATGATCGGGACGGACGGGCTGCGGCTCGCGCTGCTGGTCGTCGCACCCCTGTGGATCGACTGGACGCCCGCCAACGCGCTCACGATGCTCCTGGTCACCGTCTTCGTGGCCGGGGCGGCCGAACGGCTCTGGACGATCGCCAAGGAGAGCGCGGCTCCCGCGCTGCTGCCCCCGCCGCCGATCGAGGGCGCCGCCGTGCGCCCGCTGCCGGACCACCTCGACCCGCTGCGCCGGCTCTCCCTGCGTACGGACTTCGCGGCCATTCCGCTGGCCGCGGCCGCCCTGCTGGCCGCCACGATCGTCGGCAGGCTGCTGGGCTCGGGCCTCGACTGGTTCTCCTTCCACCAGGCGGCCCTCGGTTCGTACGTCGCGGCCGGGCTGTTCTCCGCCTCCATCTCCACCCTGTACTTCCTGACGCTGCCCGCCACCCAGACGCCCCGGCCGCGCTCGCCGCTGGAAGGGTTGCGCCGGCCGTCCCGCGGGAACGGGCCCGACAAGGGCCGCACCGGCGCCATCCCGCTGGTCGTCGCCACCTGCGCGGCGATCGCCGGAGCCATCGCCACCGCGGCCGCCGTCGCCGTGCTGCACGGCAGCGACCTGGCCGGCGGACCCGTCACCCTCGCCCTGCTGATCCTGGCGCTCACCGGCGGTACGGGTGTGGGCATCCGCACGGCGGGGAAGGTGCTGCCCACGCTGTCGCGGCGCCGGATGCTCTCCCTCGCCACCGCCGTCACCGGCCTCGCCCTGCTGGCCATGGGCCTCGTGCCGGACACCGCGACCGTCGTCCTGCTCGCCGTACTCGCCGGGTACGCGGCCGGGGTCGCCGCCAACACCGGTCATGTCCTCATCGACCAGGAGACCGAGGAGTCCCGCCGGACCAGGACGGCCGAGCACCTCCAGGCCGTCGTCCGGGTGTTCATCGCGCTCGGCGCGGTCGGCGGCCCCCTGGTCGCCGCCGCCATCGGCACCCACCGGTTGACCATCGGCGACTCCGTCTTCGCCCACGGCGGCGCCGCGTTCACCCTGATGCTGGTCGGCGCGCTGCTGCTGCCGGTCGCGGTCATCGTGCTCGCGAAGACGGACGACCGCTCCGGCGTACCGCTGCGGCGCGACCTGCGCGAGGCGCTGCGCGGCGGCGACCCGGCGGTCGCACCCGCCGCGACCGGCTTCTTCATCGCCCTGGAGGGCGGCGACGGAGCGGGCAAGTCCACCCAGGTCGACGCGCTCGCCTCGTGGATTCGGGCCAAGGGACACGAGGTCGTCGTCACCCGTGAGCCGGGGGCGACCCCGATCGGCAAGCGGCTGCGGTCGATCCTGCTCGACGTGTCGTCGGCCGGGCTCTCCAACCGGGCCGAGGCCCTGCTGTACGCCGCCGACCGCGCCGAGCACGTCGACTCCGTGGTCCGCCCGGCGCTGGAGCGCGGCGCGGTCGTCATCTCCGACCGCTACATCGACTCCTCGGTCGCCTACCAGGGCGCGGGCCGCGATCTGGCCCCCACCGAAATCGCCCGCATCTCGCGCTGGGCGACGAGCGGGCTCGTACCGCACCTGACCGTGCTCCTGGACGTCGCCCCGGAGACCGCGAGGGAACGGTTCACCGAGGCGCCCGACCGGCTGGAGTCCGAGCCGCCCGAGTTCCACGCCCGCGTGCGCGCCGGCTTCCTGACGCTGGCCGCCGCCGACCCGACGCGCTACCTCGTGGTGGACGCCGGTCAGGAACCGGAGGCCGTCACCACCGTCGTACGCCACCGCCTCGACCAGGTCCTGCCCCTTTCCGAGGCCGAGATCAAGGCCCTGGAGGAGGCCCGCAGGGCCGCCGAGGAGGAGGCCAGGCGCCGCGCCGAGGAGGAGGCCGCCCGCAAGGCGGAGGAGGAGCGCCTGGAGCGCGAGCGCCAGGAACAGCTCGCCAGGCTCCGTGCCGAGGAGGAGGAGCGCAAGCGCCGCGAGGAGGAGGAAGCGCGCCGCCGCGAGGCCGAGCGCCAGGCCGAGGAAGCCGCCTACGAGGCGGAACAGGCCCGGCTCCGCCGTCAGGCGGAGGAAGAGGCCCGGCTCCGCAAGGAGGCCGAGGCCCAGCGGCTGGAGAAGCAGCGCAAGGCCGAGGAGGCCCTGCTGAGGGCCGAGGCCGCCCGTCGCAAGGCGGAAGCGGAGGCTCAGGCGCAGGCCGAGGCGGAGGCCCGGGCGCGGGCGGCGCGCGAGGAGGAGGCGGCCCGCGCGAGGGCCGCGCGTGAGGAAGAAGCACGTGCGCGGGCCGCGCGGCAGGAGGAGAGCGGGCTGCGGCAGGAGGCCGATGACCGCCGGGGCGGGTCGTCCTCGGCGGGGGCTGCTGGGGCTGCGGGGTCTGCTGGTGCGTCCGGGGCTCGCGCCTCGGGGGCGGCCGGTGCGTCTGGTGCGTCCGGTGGTGCTTCCGGGAGCGGTAGCGGGGGGTCCTCTTCCGGTTCCTCCCGTGCCTCCGGTTCTTCCGGTGCCTCCGACTCTTCCCGCGCCACCGGTTCCTCTCGCTCGTCCAAGCCGTCCTCGCCCTCCTGGGCGCGCGACGAGCCCACCGGGCCCGACAACGAGCTGACGGTGCCCACCCCGATCGTCGACCCGAACGAGATCACCCAGCCGGTTCCCGCGCCCGTGGACCCGGAGGGCTCCGGCCGGCGGGGCGGACCGTCGTCGCGGTGGCCGTCCGACGACGACGAGACGACGGTGATCCCGAAGATCTCGGACGCGCCCGAGCCCCCCGGCGCGGCGGACGAGACGACGGTGCTGCCTGCGGTGCGTGACACCGGTCGCGACGCCGTACGGGAGTCCGACCCGGCGGACCGGGTGCCGCGCGGCATCTTCCGGGACGAGCGGCCGGCGGACAGCGACAACGAGCGGACCCGCGAGCTGCCGCAGATCACCGACCCGCACGCGGACCCGCGGCAGGCCGAGGAGCAGCGCTCCCGGCGGCCCCGGTCCGACTGGGCGGAGGAGACCCCGCTGGACGACCTGCCCAGCCTGGCCGACGAGCTGCTGGGCGGTTACGACGACGAGGGCCCGGAGTCCTCGGGCGGCCGGGGGCGCAGGCCGCGCCGCTGA
- a CDS encoding DNA polymerase III subunit delta' has translation MSVWDDLVGQDRVQEQLSAAARDADALVTAGAAGESVPPGSTMTHAWLFTGPPGSGRSTAARAFAAALQCTSPDRALGGAPGCGFCDGCHTSLIGTHADVDVIRTDLLSIGVKETRELVRRAQLSPAVGRWQVIVMEDADRLTEGAGNVLLKAVEEPAPRTVWLLCAPSLEDVLPTIRSRCRHLTLRTPPVDAVADVLVRRDGIDPERAASAARATQGHIGRARRLATDERARARRAAVLKLPLRVEDIGGCLKAAQELIDTATEDAKQASEEIDAKETEDMKAALGAAAGGRMPRGTAGVMKELEDKQKRRKTRTQRDSLDLALTELTGFYRDVLALQFGSRIAIANADAQDALDRVARASTPERTLRRIEAVSACRRALDRNVAPLLAVEAMTMALRAG, from the coding sequence ATGTCCGTATGGGACGACCTGGTCGGCCAGGACCGGGTGCAGGAGCAGCTGAGCGCCGCCGCTCGGGACGCCGACGCGCTGGTCACGGCCGGTGCGGCGGGAGAGTCGGTGCCCCCCGGCTCGACGATGACGCACGCCTGGCTGTTCACCGGCCCGCCCGGCTCGGGCCGCTCCACCGCCGCGCGCGCCTTCGCCGCCGCGCTGCAGTGCACCAGCCCGGACCGCGCGCTGGGCGGGGCGCCCGGCTGCGGCTTCTGCGACGGCTGCCACACCAGCCTCATCGGTACGCACGCCGACGTCGACGTGATCCGCACCGACCTGCTCTCCATCGGTGTGAAGGAGACCCGTGAGCTGGTGCGCCGCGCCCAGCTCTCGCCGGCGGTCGGCCGCTGGCAGGTCATCGTCATGGAGGACGCCGACCGCCTCACCGAGGGCGCGGGCAACGTCCTGCTGAAGGCGGTCGAGGAGCCCGCCCCGCGCACGGTGTGGCTGCTCTGCGCGCCCTCGCTGGAGGATGTGCTGCCGACGATCCGGTCGCGCTGCCGCCACCTCACGCTGCGTACGCCGCCGGTGGACGCGGTCGCCGACGTCCTGGTCCGCAGGGACGGCATCGACCCGGAGCGGGCCGCGTCCGCCGCCCGCGCCACCCAGGGGCACATAGGGCGCGCGCGGCGCCTCGCCACGGACGAGCGGGCCAGGGCGCGCCGGGCCGCGGTGCTGAAGCTGCCGCTGCGCGTCGAGGACATCGGGGGGTGCCTCAAGGCCGCGCAGGAGCTGATCGACACGGCGACGGAGGACGCCAAGCAGGCGTCCGAGGAGATCGACGCCAAGGAGACGGAGGACATGAAGGCGGCGCTCGGGGCCGCCGCCGGGGGCCGCATGCCGCGCGGAACGGCCGGGGTGATGAAGGAGCTGGAGGACAAGCAGAAGCGCCGCAAGACCCGTACCCAGCGCGACAGCCTCGACCTCGCGCTCACCGAACTGACCGGCTTCTACCGCGATGTGCTCGCCCTGCAGTTCGGCTCGCGGATCGCGATAGCCAACGCTGACGCGCAGGACGCCCTGGACCGTGTCGCCCGCGCCTCCACCCCGGAGCGCACGCTGCGCCGGATCGAGGCGGTGTCGGCCTGCCGCCGCGCGCTGGACCGCAATGTGGCGCCGTTGCTGGCGGTGGAGGCGATGACGATGGCGCTGCGCGCGGGCTGA